The following proteins are co-located in the Fluviicola sp. genome:
- a CDS encoding N(4)-(beta-N-acetylglucosaminyl)-L-asparaginase, which produces MERRSFVKLGAVGLAASVVSPVFSREESSPEITTSEYTGGAKMISTWSHGQPANQAGWKKLEAGGSSLDAVEEGARQTESDIKNRSVGIGGMPDREGHVTLDACIMDWESNCGSVGCLEGIAHPISVAKHIMQHTPHVMLVGAGAKKYALQHGFDTIKTPLPEVKKEWEKWKKEQAAIAKKPEINHENHDTIGLLAIDAKGRISGACTTSGWAYKLPGRLGDSPIIGSGLFVDQEVGGAVATGLGESIIRIAGAHTVVELMRQGKSPEQACKETVQRLIRKHKDMTGLQCAFIAINTKGEVGGFSVYNGFNYALKTNDRDELIDTPFDRKW; this is translated from the coding sequence ATGGAACGCAGATCATTTGTCAAACTTGGAGCAGTCGGTTTAGCGGCCTCAGTAGTTTCTCCCGTTTTTTCAAGAGAAGAAAGTTCTCCGGAGATCACCACATCAGAATATACCGGTGGTGCGAAAATGATTTCGACCTGGAGTCATGGCCAACCGGCTAACCAGGCTGGATGGAAGAAACTGGAAGCAGGCGGAAGTTCATTGGATGCCGTAGAAGAAGGCGCCAGGCAAACGGAAAGCGATATCAAGAACCGGAGTGTAGGGATCGGTGGAATGCCGGACCGTGAAGGCCACGTAACTTTGGATGCCTGCATCATGGATTGGGAATCGAATTGTGGTTCTGTGGGCTGCCTGGAAGGAATTGCGCATCCGATCTCTGTTGCAAAACACATCATGCAACATACGCCGCACGTGATGCTGGTAGGAGCAGGGGCAAAGAAATACGCTTTGCAACACGGGTTCGACACCATTAAAACACCACTTCCTGAAGTGAAAAAGGAATGGGAGAAATGGAAGAAAGAACAAGCGGCGATCGCGAAGAAACCGGAAATCAATCATGAAAACCACGATACGATCGGTTTATTGGCAATTGATGCGAAAGGAAGAATCAGCGGAGCATGTACCACTTCCGGCTGGGCTTATAAACTTCCCGGACGTTTGGGAGATTCCCCGATTATCGGATCGGGCTTGTTTGTGGACCAGGAAGTAGGAGGAGCAGTTGCAACCGGTTTGGGAGAATCCATTATCCGTATTGCAGGAGCACATACCGTAGTGGAATTGATGCGCCAGGGAAAAAGCCCGGAACAGGCGTGTAAAGAAACGGTTCAGCGTTTGATCCGTAAACACAAGGATATGACCGGTTTACAATGTGCGTTTATTGCGATCAATACCAAAGGAGAAGTCGGTGGTTTTTCGGTTTACAATGGATTCAATTATGCTTTGAAAACAAACGACCGCGATGAATTAATTGATACACCTTTCGATAGAAAATGGTAA
- a CDS encoding sensor histidine kinase, with translation MDKLNTNWLEFHEKMKFRLVLHLLYFFAGLMSIVTVVNLSNEHFSATPNFFAVGMCIVGLVVIHWTKNYRLVGAICSILTFFIVSGAFLWLHATHYLTPMWMIVNIMFTFFILGKKWGISILVAHFMVLFYYLIYLHERNIVSVKSFSGNDVTTFILEYSIVGFAIAYILNLYVLTTNYSRIELIENNQKLSNQNKLISKQNTEMEVMLREIHHRVKNNLQIITSLLRLQANNLNEEQSSSYQEAIDRVTAMAIIHEKMYQSGSLSKFDLEKYLKSLVDSLLLNYSIDKKPEFFIRVDVEDMKSRSIVPLALLINELLLNSLKHAFPEQENPQISINLSENESDRLNRFILNYSDNGSWTQDSVASFGTEIIQAMSEQLEGTFTLEKGTSGTKYIFDLANLS, from the coding sequence ATGGACAAACTGAACACGAATTGGTTAGAGTTTCATGAGAAAATGAAATTCCGGCTGGTCTTGCATTTATTGTACTTTTTTGCAGGCTTGATGTCCATTGTTACGGTTGTCAATCTTTCCAACGAACATTTCAGTGCAACTCCCAATTTCTTTGCCGTGGGCATGTGTATTGTCGGACTGGTTGTAATCCATTGGACTAAAAATTACCGCCTGGTGGGTGCCATTTGTTCCATTCTGACTTTTTTCATTGTTTCCGGTGCTTTTTTATGGCTTCACGCAACGCATTACCTCACGCCCATGTGGATGATCGTCAATATCATGTTTACGTTCTTTATATTGGGCAAAAAATGGGGAATTTCTATCCTGGTGGCACATTTCATGGTATTATTCTATTACCTGATCTACCTGCATGAAAGAAATATTGTTTCGGTGAAATCATTTTCCGGGAATGATGTTACAACGTTCATCCTGGAATATTCCATCGTAGGATTTGCCATCGCTTACATTTTGAATTTGTATGTGCTTACAACGAATTATTCCCGCATTGAGTTGATTGAGAATAATCAGAAGCTTTCCAACCAAAATAAACTGATTTCCAAACAGAATACGGAAATGGAAGTGATGCTGCGGGAAATTCACCATCGCGTGAAGAATAACCTGCAGATTATCACAAGTTTGTTGCGCTTGCAGGCCAATAATCTCAATGAAGAGCAAAGCAGTTCTTACCAGGAAGCGATTGACCGTGTTACGGCAATGGCAATCATTCACGAAAAGATGTATCAATCGGGGTCGTTGTCTAAGTTTGACCTGGAAAAATACCTGAAATCATTGGTAGATAGCTTGCTGTTGAATTATTCGATCGACAAAAAACCGGAATTCTTTATCCGGGTTGATGTGGAGGATATGAAATCCAGGAGCATTGTTCCGTTGGCGCTTTTGATCAATGAATTGTTGCTGAATTCCTTGAAACACGCTTTCCCGGAACAGGAAAACCCACAGATTTCCATTAACCTGAGTGAAAATGAATCGGACAGGCTGAACCGGTTTATTCTGAATTACAGCGATAACGGTTCCTGGACACAAGATTCGGTGGCATCATTCGGTACGGAAATTATCCAGGCAATGTCGGAGCAGTTGGAAGGAACTTTTACGCTTGAGAAAGGCACTTCGGGAACGAAATATATCTTCGATCTGGCTAATTTGAGCTAA
- a CDS encoding VF530 family protein, translated as MDPLHGITLERIVTELVEEFGFERLGKLIPINCFIHEPSIKSSLKFLRKTPWARAKVEDLYINRIVNIRNSQ; from the coding sequence ATGGATCCTCTGCATGGAATAACATTGGAACGAATAGTGACCGAACTGGTAGAAGAGTTTGGTTTCGAACGTTTGGGAAAACTCATCCCGATCAATTGTTTTATCCATGAACCAAGTATCAAATCCAGCCTGAAATTCCTGCGCAAAACCCCGTGGGCACGCGCAAAAGTGGAAGATTTGTACATTAACAGGATCGTAAATATTAGAAACAGTCAATAA
- the ettA gene encoding energy-dependent translational throttle protein EttA — translation MSDDKKIIFSMVGVSKVTPQGKQIIKNIYLSFFYGAKIGIIGLNGSGKSTVMKIIAGLDKSYQGDVVFSPGYSVGYLPQEPELDLKKTVKEVVMEGVQDIVDILKEYEEINAAFMDEEVLNDPDKMDKLIARQGVVQDKIDAVDAWELDNKLERAMDALRCPPDDQLIETLSGGEKRRVALCRLLLQNPDILLLDEPTNHLDAESIDWLEQHLQQYKGTVIAVTHDRYFLDNVAGWILELDRGEGIPWKGNYSSWLEQKGNRLKEEEKTESKRQKMLARELEWVRMNPKGRHAKNKARIQNYDKMMSEEMKDKEVKLEIPIPNGPRLGNNVIDAEHVMKAFGDKVLYDDLNFKLPPAGIVGIIGPNGAGKTTIFKMIMDELQPDKGTFAIGETVKIGYVDQTHKDISPEKTVFEVIGGGNEFIEIGNQKFNARAYLSKFNFAGSDQSKKVGVLSGGERNRLHLAMTLMTEANVLLLDEPTNDIDVNTLRALEEGIESFAGCAVVISHDRWFLDRICTHILAFEGDSQVVWFEGSYSEYEENKRKRLGDAAPKRIKYRKLV, via the coding sequence ATGTCTGACGATAAGAAAATCATATTTTCCATGGTTGGAGTGTCCAAAGTGACACCTCAGGGAAAACAAATCATTAAAAACATTTACCTCTCGTTTTTCTACGGTGCGAAAATCGGGATCATCGGTTTGAACGGTTCCGGAAAATCGACCGTTATGAAGATTATTGCGGGATTGGACAAGTCTTACCAGGGAGATGTGGTATTCTCTCCGGGATACAGTGTCGGGTATTTGCCGCAGGAGCCTGAACTGGACCTGAAAAAGACCGTAAAGGAAGTGGTGATGGAAGGTGTTCAGGATATCGTGGATATTTTAAAGGAATACGAAGAAATCAATGCGGCTTTCATGGACGAAGAAGTTCTGAATGATCCGGATAAAATGGATAAGCTGATTGCTCGTCAGGGGGTGGTTCAGGATAAGATCGATGCGGTAGATGCATGGGAACTGGACAATAAATTGGAGCGTGCAATGGACGCTTTGCGTTGTCCGCCGGATGATCAGCTGATCGAAACACTTTCAGGAGGAGAAAAGCGCCGGGTGGCTTTGTGCCGTTTGTTGCTTCAAAATCCGGATATTTTGTTGCTGGATGAGCCTACCAACCACTTGGATGCGGAATCCATTGACTGGTTGGAGCAGCACTTGCAGCAGTATAAAGGAACGGTGATTGCTGTAACGCACGACCGATATTTCCTGGATAATGTAGCAGGATGGATCCTTGAATTGGATCGCGGGGAAGGAATTCCGTGGAAAGGTAATTACTCTTCCTGGCTGGAGCAAAAAGGAAACCGACTGAAAGAAGAAGAAAAAACGGAATCCAAGCGCCAGAAAATGCTTGCGCGTGAGTTGGAGTGGGTGCGTATGAACCCGAAAGGCCGTCATGCGAAGAATAAAGCGCGTATTCAGAACTACGACAAAATGATGTCGGAGGAAATGAAGGACAAGGAAGTGAAATTGGAAATCCCGATTCCAAACGGTCCGCGCCTTGGGAATAATGTGATCGATGCAGAACATGTCATGAAGGCGTTTGGGGACAAAGTATTGTACGATGATCTGAACTTCAAATTGCCGCCTGCAGGAATTGTAGGGATTATCGGGCCGAACGGTGCCGGTAAAACAACGATCTTCAAAATGATCATGGACGAATTGCAGCCGGATAAAGGAACATTTGCGATCGGTGAAACGGTGAAAATCGGCTATGTCGATCAAACACATAAGGATATTTCTCCTGAAAAGACCGTATTCGAAGTAATCGGGGGCGGAAATGAATTCATCGAGATAGGTAACCAGAAATTCAATGCGCGCGCTTACTTATCGAAATTCAACTTTGCAGGTTCGGATCAAAGCAAGAAAGTAGGAGTACTTTCCGGTGGTGAGCGAAACCGTTTGCATTTGGCGATGACTTTGATGACGGAAGCGAACGTGCTTTTGCTCGATGAGCCTACCAACGACATCGATGTGAATACCTTGCGTGCATTGGAAGAAGGAATTGAAAGCTTTGCGGGGTGTGCGGTAGTTATTTCGCACGACCGTTGGTTCCTGGATCGCATTTGTACGCATATTCTGGCTTTTGAAGGTGATTCCCAGGTGGTTTGGTTTGAAGGATCTTATTCGGAGTACGAAGAGAACAAACGCAAACGTTTGGGAGATGCTGCACCGAAACGTATTAAGTACAGAAAACTGGTTTAA
- a CDS encoding carboxypeptidase-like regulatory domain-containing protein has protein sequence MKSLVLYFGALLMVLSFSCKKKDLKYTIKGTIMDSSYNIPLSGAKVTISVTTANNSTPVQKVALTTDASGNYSYELEREKLQSVIISVEKDNYFSDGTTTTLDNLSLENDNTLNYGLYAKSWARIHFVSDGTKTIKYYKQVGKNGCTECCPSGEMQLANVTDYSVYCINNGNTQYQVFYDVQGTSNNGTLSVNTVPFDTTEILISY, from the coding sequence ATGAAAAGTTTAGTCCTGTATTTCGGAGCACTCCTGATGGTTCTTAGTTTCTCCTGTAAAAAGAAAGATTTGAAGTACACCATCAAAGGAACCATTATGGATTCCTCTTACAACATCCCGCTTTCAGGAGCTAAAGTGACTATTTCGGTTACAACAGCCAATAATTCAACACCAGTGCAGAAAGTGGCGCTGACAACAGATGCAAGCGGAAACTATTCCTATGAACTGGAACGCGAAAAATTACAAAGTGTGATTATTTCCGTTGAAAAAGACAACTACTTCAGTGATGGTACCACAACTACTCTGGATAATTTATCATTGGAGAATGACAATACCCTGAATTATGGCCTGTATGCAAAATCCTGGGCACGCATCCATTTCGTAAGCGATGGAACCAAAACCATCAAGTATTACAAACAGGTTGGTAAAAACGGATGTACCGAATGTTGCCCTTCAGGAGAAATGCAGCTGGCAAATGTGACCGATTACAGCGTTTACTGCATCAACAACGGGAATACGCAATACCAGGTATTTTACGATGTCCAGGGAACCAGCAACAACGGAACGTTAAGTGTAAACACCGTTCCGTTTGATACAACGGAGATTTTGATCAGTTATTAA
- a CDS encoding TonB-dependent receptor family protein, with the protein MRFTLFTFFLLVGLFSFSQAPEGTGSIDGKVLDSVSKAPLEYTMVRIFSVKDSSVVTGIYTDENGSFVLEEIKYGKYYIVISNPDYRNKTIPNISLSADKNLRKLGTIALVNSGKELDEVVVQQDKTPLQLGLDKKVYNVGDDIATSGGNVTDVLNNVPSVEVDQDGAISLRGDGNVTILIDGKPSNMTGGNGKSVLDGIPASSIERIEIVTNPSAKYDPDGTSGIINIVLKKNAKKGINGNVAATAGTGNLYTGSLGLNLRNTRFNLYGNYAYSYRDGYRNNFSDLNQYSGDTTVSLNQRRYGGDLNITHTAKVGMDVYVKDRNTLSWSIAGNAGDRKRIGNQVNTRYNNFGDTTNVWTRNSSDPNKTQNIDFSLGYKWEFKEDKGSLDANAYQSLSKGTDEGFYQQTYALPTTIPATDQHLFSREANDFTTLSLDFIRMLKRKIRTESGLKMIQRNMTLRSSSEAKDASGVYVPDTISNYNYKYLESIYSAYGIIGGQLKKFRYQAGLRAEYSIQNPNLISTNQNFKNEYFNLFPSATVRYEVKKGLEFSLGYSRRINRPNSGNLNPFTSYADPYNLRSGNPALRPEYIHSIDLGMDFSSKKFTLAFALYQRYTSSVIQRVKVFYENGTSNGTFANIDNSVSSGGEIVMQIRPLPVWKNMLSFNGNYITFTDDNPSTNWNREGFVFGMKFSSTVDLMKKTLTLQINGRYSAPSVTAQGKMNPRGSIDFSADKSLLDGKWGIGLRVTDIFNTQGFNFEVDQPSVFQSSQFKWETRRIIVSIRYKFGKTDFKEDKRSNENNGGGGFDF; encoded by the coding sequence ATGCGCTTTACGCTTTTTACATTTTTTTTACTGGTTGGTCTTTTTTCATTTTCACAAGCTCCTGAAGGCACAGGCTCCATTGATGGAAAAGTACTCGATTCCGTTTCGAAAGCTCCTTTGGAATACACCATGGTCCGCATTTTCAGTGTAAAGGATTCCTCGGTTGTAACCGGGATTTACACGGATGAAAACGGATCTTTCGTGCTTGAAGAAATCAAATACGGCAAGTATTACATCGTTATTTCCAATCCGGATTACCGGAACAAAACAATCCCGAATATTTCGCTTTCTGCGGATAAGAACCTGCGTAAACTGGGAACCATTGCACTCGTAAATTCCGGTAAGGAACTGGATGAAGTGGTGGTTCAGCAGGACAAAACGCCTTTACAGCTGGGGCTTGACAAAAAAGTCTATAATGTGGGAGACGATATTGCGACTTCCGGAGGAAATGTAACGGACGTATTGAACAACGTTCCTTCTGTAGAAGTAGACCAGGACGGGGCTATTTCCCTGCGCGGTGACGGCAATGTAACGATCCTGATCGACGGAAAACCCAGTAATATGACCGGAGGAAACGGAAAGAGCGTTCTGGACGGAATTCCTGCCAGCAGTATTGAACGCATTGAAATCGTGACGAATCCTTCTGCAAAATACGACCCCGACGGAACTTCCGGGATCATTAATATCGTACTGAAGAAAAACGCTAAGAAAGGAATCAATGGAAATGTCGCCGCTACAGCCGGAACCGGGAATTTATACACCGGATCTTTGGGGCTTAATTTACGAAACACGCGATTCAATCTTTACGGGAACTACGCCTATTCCTACCGGGATGGTTACCGGAACAACTTTTCGGACCTGAACCAATATTCCGGAGATACGACTGTAAGTTTGAACCAGCGCAGGTATGGCGGTGATTTGAATATCACACATACGGCAAAAGTCGGGATGGATGTGTACGTGAAGGACCGGAACACACTTTCGTGGAGTATTGCCGGAAATGCCGGTGATCGCAAACGAATCGGGAACCAGGTCAATACCCGCTACAACAATTTCGGGGATACAACGAATGTTTGGACCCGTAATTCCAGCGATCCGAACAAAACACAGAACATTGATTTTTCCCTGGGATACAAGTGGGAATTTAAAGAGGATAAAGGTTCATTGGATGCCAATGCATATCAGTCTTTATCGAAAGGAACAGACGAAGGGTTTTACCAGCAGACATACGCTTTGCCGACGACCATTCCAGCTACGGACCAGCATTTGTTTAGCCGGGAAGCCAATGATTTCACGACACTTTCCCTGGATTTTATCCGAATGCTGAAACGCAAGATCCGCACGGAAAGCGGATTGAAAATGATCCAGCGGAATATGACTTTGCGCTCGTCGTCTGAGGCAAAAGATGCTTCGGGAGTTTACGTTCCGGATACCATTTCGAATTACAATTACAAATACCTGGAGAGTATTTATTCTGCTTACGGAATTATTGGAGGCCAGTTGAAGAAATTCCGCTACCAGGCAGGTTTGCGCGCCGAATACAGCATTCAGAATCCCAATCTGATTTCCACGAACCAGAACTTTAAGAACGAATACTTCAATTTATTCCCTTCTGCAACGGTTCGTTACGAGGTGAAAAAAGGACTGGAATTCTCTTTGGGATACAGCAGACGCATCAACCGCCCGAATTCCGGTAACCTGAATCCGTTTACTTCTTATGCGGATCCGTACAACCTGCGCAGCGGAAATCCGGCTTTAAGACCGGAATACATTCATTCCATAGATTTGGGAATGGATTTCAGTTCGAAGAAATTCACCCTGGCATTTGCGTTGTACCAGCGTTATACCAGCAGTGTTATCCAGCGTGTGAAAGTGTTTTATGAAAACGGGACTTCCAACGGAACCTTTGCCAATATCGATAATTCAGTGAGTTCAGGAGGAGAAATTGTCATGCAGATCAGGCCGCTTCCGGTTTGGAAGAACATGCTTTCATTCAACGGGAACTACATTACGTTTACAGACGATAATCCAAGCACCAACTGGAACCGCGAAGGTTTTGTCTTCGGAATGAAATTCAGTTCCACAGTGGATTTGATGAAAAAGACACTGACACTTCAGATCAACGGACGTTACAGTGCACCATCGGTTACTGCCCAGGGAAAAATGAATCCACGTGGATCAATTGATTTTTCTGCAGATAAATCGTTGTTGGATGGCAAGTGGGGAATAGGTTTACGTGTGACGGATATCTTCAATACGCAAGGCTTTAATTTTGAAGTGGATCAGCCATCGGTCTTCCAGTCTTCACAGTTTAAATGGGAAACCAGAAGGATAATTGTCAGTATTCGCTACAAATTCGGAAAAACTGACTTCAAAGAGGACAAACGCTCCAATGAGAATAATGGAGGCGGAGGTTTTGATTTTTAA
- a CDS encoding DEAD/DEAH box helicase family protein has protein sequence MIDEELFQAKKLYPFQEKTVNAIIDELDKNGSDYNLLFQLPTGGGKTVIFSEVAKSYIERYQKKVLILTHRIELSVQTSKQLNAIGISNKVISSDVKNLIDEDHHPCYIAMVETLNNRLQENENFVDGVGLVIVDEAHYNSFRKIFQYYSGANILGVTATPLSSNKALPLNDHYNKLLVGESIASLIQGGYLSDAETFTYDVNLHGLKIGTNGDFTVSSSETVYGNYFMQEKLLFAYEEVAVGDKTLIFNSGIETSLRVEETFKKRGYKIRHLDSTFSDKDRKDVLSWFKTTKDAILTSVGILTTGFDEPTVETIILNRATRSLTLYHQMIGRGSRRLPNKSNFKLIDLGNNVRRFGLWQDYINWQDAFRFPDRFLESRLSEDDDLEFEVEFEFPRHMEQLVDTNFLEEFSIRDVYYECLDKGEKGKLAVDLSLSNHCEGIVRKTKDLDDAIQIVDSLQDHIEHRLKTYTKCIAKSTPNYFKYLMETYNRQLRQEIRMKFDEIEAEAENN, from the coding sequence ATGATCGACGAAGAGCTTTTTCAAGCAAAGAAATTATATCCGTTCCAGGAAAAGACTGTAAATGCAATTATAGATGAACTGGATAAAAACGGTTCGGACTATAACTTACTATTCCAGCTTCCGACAGGAGGAGGTAAAACCGTGATATTTTCCGAAGTAGCGAAAAGCTATATCGAACGTTATCAGAAAAAGGTATTGATCCTCACTCACCGGATCGAATTATCCGTACAGACTTCCAAACAGCTGAATGCAATCGGGATTTCCAATAAGGTTATTTCCAGTGACGTGAAAAACCTGATCGATGAAGATCATCACCCTTGCTACATTGCCATGGTGGAGACTTTGAACAACCGTCTTCAGGAAAACGAGAATTTCGTGGATGGAGTAGGGTTGGTAATTGTCGATGAGGCGCATTACAACAGTTTCAGAAAGATTTTCCAGTATTATTCCGGAGCAAATATCTTGGGAGTAACAGCAACACCGCTGAGCTCCAACAAAGCTTTGCCGCTGAATGATCATTATAACAAGTTGCTGGTTGGAGAAAGTATTGCTTCTTTGATCCAGGGCGGTTATTTGTCGGATGCGGAAACGTTTACCTACGATGTAAACCTGCACGGATTGAAAATCGGTACGAACGGTGATTTTACCGTAAGCTCTTCCGAAACAGTCTATGGAAATTACTTCATGCAGGAGAAATTGTTGTTTGCTTATGAAGAAGTTGCTGTCGGTGACAAAACCCTGATTTTTAATTCAGGTATCGAAACGTCATTGCGTGTAGAAGAAACATTCAAGAAAAGAGGATACAAGATCCGTCACCTGGATTCTACCTTCTCGGATAAGGATAGAAAAGATGTCTTGTCGTGGTTCAAAACAACCAAAGATGCCATTTTGACATCCGTAGGGATTTTGACGACCGGTTTTGATGAGCCGACTGTTGAAACGATTATTTTGAACCGTGCAACGCGTTCATTGACGTTGTACCACCAGATGATTGGTCGTGGTTCGCGCCGTTTGCCGAATAAATCCAACTTCAAATTGATTGATTTAGGAAATAACGTTCGCCGCTTCGGTTTGTGGCAGGATTATATCAACTGGCAGGATGCATTCCGTTTTCCGGACCGCTTTCTGGAATCCCGTTTAAGTGAAGACGATGACCTGGAGTTTGAAGTGGAATTCGAGTTCCCGCGCCACATGGAGCAGTTGGTAGATACGAACTTCCTGGAAGAATTCAGTATCCGCGATGTTTATTACGAATGTCTGGATAAAGGAGAGAAGGGGAAGCTGGCTGTAGATCTTTCTTTATCAAACCATTGTGAAGGAATTGTCCGGAAAACCAAAGACCTGGATGATGCCATTCAAATTGTGGACTCACTTCAGGATCACATTGAGCACCGCTTGAAAACATACACAAAATGTATTGCGAAAAGTACACCCAATTACTTCAAATACCTGATGGAGACGTATAATCGTCAGTTGCGCCAGGAAATCCGGATGAAATTCGACGAAATAGAAGCGGAAGCAGAAAATAATTAA
- a CDS encoding aminoacyl-histidine dipeptidase codes for MEVRNLEPKALWNHFADLNAVPRPSKKEERVIAFMMDFGKSLGFETIQDPIGNVIIKKPATPGMENRQTIVMQSHLDMVHQKNSDTIFDFDSQGIEMLVDSDWVRAKGTTLGADNGIGVAAIMAVLKSTDIAHPAIEALFTIDEETGMTGALQVDAANISGTILLNLDTEDDDELSIGCAGGIDTNTKMPIAYENLPANFSCFEIRLRGLLGGHSGMDIHLGRGNANKWMNRLLRHTSAAVDLKLCSLDGGSLRNAIPRESTAIVAVSENDKLTFHEAVNEIIAQIKAEYHSIEKDANWSVSESSGSDKVVKDSDFERIINAIYAVHNGVYRMSPAIEGLVEASSSLAKVTVGDGVFTTQSLQRSSVESSKEDVANTIRAAFESVGAEVVQGGEYPGWEPNADSAILKVMANLYREKFHAEPNIKACHAGLECGILGKHFPGMDMISFGPNIRGAHSPDECVQVSSVQKFWDYLLEVLTQIPMK; via the coding sequence ATGGAAGTTAGAAATTTAGAACCGAAAGCATTGTGGAACCATTTTGCGGATTTAAACGCAGTTCCCCGACCTTCAAAAAAAGAAGAGCGCGTGATCGCTTTCATGATGGATTTTGGAAAATCATTGGGTTTTGAAACAATTCAGGATCCGATTGGTAACGTGATTATCAAAAAACCGGCAACTCCGGGCATGGAAAACCGGCAAACGATTGTGATGCAGTCGCATCTGGATATGGTGCACCAGAAAAACTCCGACACGATCTTTGATTTTGATTCCCAGGGAATTGAAATGCTGGTAGACAGTGATTGGGTAAGAGCTAAAGGAACAACGCTTGGTGCTGACAACGGAATCGGTGTTGCGGCGATCATGGCTGTTCTGAAATCGACAGATATTGCTCATCCTGCTATCGAAGCGCTTTTCACCATTGATGAAGAAACCGGAATGACCGGAGCTTTGCAGGTGGATGCGGCCAATATTTCAGGAACAATCTTATTGAACCTCGACACGGAAGATGATGATGAATTGTCGATCGGATGTGCCGGAGGAATTGATACCAACACCAAAATGCCGATCGCTTACGAAAATCTTCCTGCGAATTTTAGTTGCTTTGAGATCAGGTTGCGTGGTTTGCTTGGCGGTCACTCCGGGATGGATATTCACCTGGGGCGGGGGAATGCCAATAAGTGGATGAACCGTTTGCTGCGACATACCAGTGCTGCCGTAGATTTGAAATTGTGCAGCCTGGATGGCGGAAGTTTGAGAAATGCTATTCCGCGCGAAAGTACGGCGATTGTTGCAGTTTCTGAAAATGATAAATTAACTTTCCACGAAGCCGTAAATGAAATCATTGCTCAGATCAAAGCAGAATACCACTCCATTGAGAAAGATGCGAATTGGTCTGTTTCTGAAAGCTCAGGTTCAGATAAAGTAGTAAAAGATTCTGATTTTGAACGGATTATAAACGCTATTTATGCAGTTCACAACGGAGTATACCGCATGAGTCCGGCTATTGAGGGCCTGGTGGAAGCTTCTTCCAGTTTGGCTAAAGTAACAGTTGGAGACGGTGTGTTTACAACGCAATCCTTGCAGCGTAGTTCGGTGGAATCTTCCAAGGAAGACGTGGCGAATACAATCCGTGCGGCATTTGAAAGCGTAGGAGCAGAGGTTGTACAAGGTGGAGAATATCCGGGTTGGGAACCGAATGCCGATTCGGCGATTTTAAAAGTAATGGCGAATCTGTACCGTGAAAAATTTCATGCAGAACCGAATATCAAGGCGTGTCACGCCGGTTTGGAGTGTGGAATTCTAGGGAAACATTTTCCGGGGATGGATATGATTTCCTTCGGGCCGAATATTCGGGGAGCACACTCACCGGATGAATGTGTGCAGGTTTCTTCCGTACAGAAATTCTGGGATTACTTACTGGAAGTATTGACACAAATACCAATGAAATAA
- a CDS encoding MarR family transcriptional regulator, with product MEIGKVIQSKFRNSKHKAVVNLRYTSNYLGNIQNNYMAKFDLSMPQFNILRILRGANDAISVNSVKERMVEKSPNTTRLMDKLIDKGLMERVRCESDRRVVYVSITEAGLKILKQIDDDKQSELDFTGNLTEEEAETLSNLLDKLRG from the coding sequence ATGGAAATAGGAAAAGTCATCCAATCGAAATTTAGAAATTCTAAGCACAAAGCTGTGGTAAATCTTCGTTATACCTCCAATTATCTGGGGAATATTCAGAACAACTACATGGCAAAATTTGATTTGTCCATGCCTCAGTTCAATATTTTGAGAATTCTTCGCGGTGCGAATGATGCGATCAGTGTCAATTCCGTGAAAGAAAGAATGGTGGAAAAGTCTCCGAATACAACGCGTTTGATGGATAAATTGATCGACAAGGGATTGATGGAGCGTGTTCGTTGTGAGTCTGACCGCCGGGTAGTGTATGTTTCCATTACGGAAGCCGGGTTGAAAATTCTGAAGCAAATCGACGACGACAAGCAGTCTGAATTGGATTTCACCGGAAATCTTACGGAAGAAGAAGCGGAAACACTGAGTAATCTGCTGGATAAACTTCGGGGATAA